The DNA sequence GGATCTGCGCGGTTACCGTGAGCGCGAGTTCTGCGGGATCGCCGCTTGTGCGGAGGACCAGGTTCATGAAGTTCGACGGGAACTGCTCCAGCGGCCAATACGTCGTCGGGCTGGCGGCTGAATCGACGCCGGTGTGCTTCACGTCGGCGACGACGCCCACGATGGTTGCCGTGAGCGTATCGCCCCAGGGCATGACGATTCGCTGCCCCAGTGGCTTCTCTCCGGGCAGGTACCGCTGCACGAAGCTTTCGCTCACCACCACGGATCGGGGCTGCAGTGGCCCGTCGGCCGGCGTGAGCGCCCGCCCCTGGAGCAACGCGATCCGCATGGTCCGGAAGTAATCCGGATCTACCGCGCGGACGTCGGTGCCCAGCTTCTCGCCGGGACGCGGTGCCGGGCGGTTCTCGAACCAGAAGCTCGTGGCGGAGCGGAGGCCGGAGAGCGGAAGCCAGTTGATCCCGCCCGCGGCGCTCACGCCAGGAAGCGCGCGCAGCCGGCTCAGCGCCGCGTCAAAGAAGGCAACCTGCTGCTCGGGTTTCGGGTACCGCAGCTCGGGCAGCGTGACCCGGGCGGTGAGCACGTGCTCGGGGTCGAAGCCGAGATCGACCTGCTGCAGACGCGCGAAGCTCTTGAGCAGCAGCCCGGCACCGACCAGGAGCACCAGAGACAGTGCGACCTGAGCCGCGACCAGCACGGCCTGCGTCCTGGCCCCTCCGCCTGAGGAGGCGCGTCCGCCTTCCTTCAGAGATTCGTGCAGGTCGGCCCGGCCCGCGTGGACGGCCGGGACCAACCCGAAGAGGATGCCGGCGGCCGAGGAGATGACGAGGGTGAACCCCAGGGTGGCGAGATCGACGTGGACCTCACCCAATCGAGGAATTTCCACGGCGGCCCGCGCCACCAGCGCGTCCGTCAGCCAGACGGCAAGCAGCACGCCGGCCATCCCCGCAACGAGCGCGAGCAGGAGACTCTCCGCCAGGAACTGGCGTACCACCCGCGAGCGGCTCGCTCCGAGCGCCGCCCGGACGGCGATTTCCCGCCGGCGCGCCGTCGCCCGGGCGAGCTGAAGATTGGCCGCGTTGGCGCAGGCGATCAGCAGCACCAGGACTACCACACCCGCCAGCACCAGTAGCGTGCGCCGTACCTGGCCCGTGGCCATGTCGCGCATCGGCACCAGATTCACCGACCAGCCGCTGTTGAAGTCGGGATGCACGTCCGCCAGCCGACGGGCGATCGTGCCCATCGCCGCCTGGGCCTGGGCGCGGCTGACCGTGGGCTTGAGCCGTGCGAGAGCCAGCATGAACCGCCCTGAGCTCGCGCGATAGTCAGTGGCGGGATCGAGGGCGAACGGAACCCAGAGCTCGGGTGCGTGCGGAAGACCCACGATCCCTGCGCCCGGTGGGAGCACCCCGATGATCGTGTGGGGCTTGCCGTCCAGCGAGAGCGTCTGGCCGACCACGTTCCTCGATCCGCCGAAGCGCCGCTGCCAAAGCCCGTGGCTCAGGACCACAACCGGCGGTCCGCCGGGCGCGTCCTCCTCGGCGGTGTAGGCCCGGCCAACAATCGGGCGGAGGCCCAGCAGGGGGAAGAGATCGGAGGTCGCGAGCTGGACCGGAACCTCGATCGGCTCGCCTCCGCCGGTCAGGTTCATCCGCACCTCGTACACTCCGGCCATCCGCTCGAAGACCTGGTTCTGCGCCTTCCAGTCCAGGAAATCTCCCGGAGACACCACATTGCGGTCGCGGTGCCGGGACTCGTTGGCCGCGAAGACCATCACCAGGCGGTCGGGGGCCGGATACGGCAACGGCCGCACCAGCACCGCATTGATCACCGAGAAGATCGCGGTGTTCGCCCCGATCCCGAGGGCGAGACAGGCGACGGCCGCGGCGGTGGACGCCGGCGTACGGCGAAGCTGCCGGAGCGCGTAGCGGATATCCTGGAGAATCGAATCCATGGCAAACGGTCCTGATGGAAATGGGCTAACTGACCGCGGTCAGCTGGCGCTCCTCGACCACCTTGCCGTCGAACAGGTGGACCGAGCGGCCGGCGTGGCGAGCGTAGCGGGAATCATGGGTCACCATGCAGATGGTGGCGCCGCCCTGGTGCAGCTCGCGCAGCAGCTCCATCACCGCTTCGCCGTTGGTGGAGTCGAGATTGCCGGTGGGTTCGTCGGCGAGGAGGATGGCCGGGTCGCCGGCCACGGCGCGCGCAACCGCCACGCGCTGCTGCTGGCCGCCCGAGAGCTGGGCCGGGAAGTGCTTCATCCGGTGCGACATGCCCACCCGCTCCAGCGCCGCCTGCACCCGGCGGCGGCGCTCCTCCGCCGCCATACCGCGATAGGTGAGCGGCAGCTCCACGTTCTCGTACACGGTGAGGTCACCGATCAGGTTGAACGCCTGGAAGATGAATCCGATCTGCCGGTTCCTGACCCGGGCCCGGTCGGCGGCGGAGAGCTTGGCCACCGGCTGGCCGTCCAGCACGTAGGTCCCGTCGGTGGGTGAGTCGAGCAGGCCGAGGATCGATAGCAGGGTCGTCTTGCCGCAGCCCGACGGCCCCGCGATCGCCAGGTACTCGCCTCGCTGGATCTCCAAGTGAATGTCGGACAGCGCGTGGGTCTCGACCTCGTCGGTGTAGAAGACCTTCTTGATGCCTGTCAGCGAGATCAGGGGCTCAGTCATGGGAGTCTCGGGCCTTGGCGATTGGCGGTGAATCAATGAGGGATGGGCGATGAGCCACGACTCCCGGGTCCTGCGCGGTCACGTCGGTTAGCCAGCACGAGCCATGGCCCATGCCCATCGTTGCGGTCATTCGACTCTCACGCGGTCGAACCCATCCCAGCGGGACATGTCGGAGATGATCACCTTGTCACCCGGCTGGAGGCCGCCCAGCACCTCGACGGTGTTGACCGACGTGCGGCCCAGCCGGACGTTCACCCGTACCGCGGTGGTGCCGTCCTCGATCAGCTTGAACAGGCCTACCGTGCTCCCGGCCTGCCCATACGCGGGCCGCCCGACGTGGAGCACGTTGTCCAGCCGCTCGACCTGGATGGTGCCATCGACCGACAGGTCCGGCCGGGCGCCGCGGGGCAGCTCGCCTTCCAGCGATACGTCCACCGTGACGGTGCCGTTGAGCACCGCCGGGTCCATCCGCGACACCTTCCCGCGGGCGATTCCGTTGCGGGTGTCGATCGCGGCGGGTTGACCCAGAGTGACGTCCTTGGCCTGCGTCTCCGGAATGCGAAGCACCGCCTTGAGCCGGCCCGGCTCCACGATCCGGGCGAGCGACGCGCCCGACTGGGCCCACTGCCCCACCTCGAGGGAGAGCTCCTGCAGCGTGCCGTTCGCGCCGGCCTTCACCACCATGGAGCGGATCCGGCCGCGCTGGAACTCGGTCACGTCCCGCAGCCGGTTCACCTGGGCCTGCTGCAGCGCGAGCTGCGAGTCGGCGGCCTGGGTCATCACCTGCAGCCGTTCCTGCTCGACCTTGAACCGGGTGCTCAGCTCCTCCAGCCGATCCTGCGCCCGGCTGGCCTCGCTGGTCGAGATGAGCTGCTTGGCCGCGAGCGAGTCGGAGGCGTCCGCCGTCCGCTTGGCATCGAGGAACGCGGCCTTCGCCGCCGCGACCGTCGCCTCCTGGTTGAGCCGCTGGGTGGCGAGCGTGGCGCGGAGGTTCACCCGATCAGCTTGGGCCACGCTGAGCTGGCGCTCGGACTCGAGTGCCTGGAGCTGGACGTCGGGGTTGCTCATCTCCAGCAGGACCGTCTCGGCCGTCACTTCCTGGCCGGGCTGGGCCAGCCGCTGCTCGACCCGGCCGGCCGTCACGGCGGAGATGTAGCGGATCCTCTCCGGCACCAGGGTACCCGGGCCGCGCACTTCGATCACCAGGGGCCCACGCACTACGGAATCCACCCAGACGGCCGCGCGGTCGACCTTGGGGGCGGCCGGCTTCAGGTTGCGCAGGCCGACCGTCGCCAGCACGATGGCCAGGAGCCCCAGGCCCCCATACATGAGCCGCTTGCGTCCGCGTTTGGCTGGTTCCCTCGGAATGTCCACGCTGCTGCCTCACTCGTCGCATGATGAATCGCACGCCCTGCCCTATGAAAGGTGCGTGCCACCTGAGGCGAACCCGCAAAGCACGGTCGTACAAAGGGTTGCCAGTCGGCCCTGGGGTTGGGATCCAGTTCGAGCGTTCGGTCATGGGATCGACAAATCCCACATCCGAACACAGCGTCCAACTGCGTTGGATGCCGCGAGCGTCGACAAGGTTCGGATTGAGAAGGGTCCTGCTCATCGTGGGGAGCTGCTGCTGTGGCGGCGCGGCTGCGCCAGCCGGTCTGCTACGGCGTGCCCAGGCTGGCCCGACTGGGTTTCGAGCTGCTCTTCTGAGGCCTGATCCGGGCGAGATCCTCCCGGAGCAGCGCCTGATTCACGGCCATGCCGGCCTCCGCCCCTTCGGCCGCGGCCACCACCACGAACTGCGCCTCCCGCGACGCGTCGCCGCAAACGTAAAGGCCCGGCAGGTTAGTGGACTCGCACTTTCCGGTGTCCACCGCCCCGGCCTCGGTGAACGCGCATCCCAAGCGGCCCGGCAGGTCGGAGCGCTGGTGGTGGCCGGCGGCCAGGAAGAGCGCCCGGCGGTCCACGCTGCTTCCATCGAGGAAGACCACCCGCTCCAGCTGGCCGTCGGCGCCGTCGAGCCGAAGTACCCGCTCCTCCCGCAGGGGCACGCCGACAGCGTCCAGCCTCTCGCGCAGGTGCTCGGGCAGCTCCGCCGGCCCGTCGGTGCAGAGCACCAGATCATCGGTCCAGACCGTGAGGGCCAGCGCGAGGCCGGCGCCAGCTTCCCCTTGGCCGTAGACGGCAATCGGCTGATCGCGCCATTCCCAGGCATCGCAGTAGGGACAGTGATGCACGCTCAGGCCGTACAGCGGCGCGAGGCCCTCGATCTCCGGGATCTCGTCGACCACCCCGGTGGCCAGCAACAGCTTCCGGCTCCGGAGCAGCGTCCCGTCGGCGCAGCGCACGGCGAACCCGTCGGCCTCGGGCGCGGCATCCACCACGTTCGCGTGGCGCAGCTCGATGCTCTGGTATCGCCGGAGCTCGTCGCGGGCGAGCCGCAGGAGCTCGGAGGGAGGCGTGCCGTCTCGGGTGAGAAATCCGTGGATCTCTCGGGACCACCAGTTGCGCGGCGCGCCGAGGTCGCAGACCAGCACCCGCCGGCGGCAGCGGCCGAGCATGAGTGCGGCGCTCAAGCCCGCGGGGCCGCCGCCCACGACGATGCAGTCCCAGGCGGGATCGTCAGGCCGGCGAGACTTCACCCGCCTCCATCACCTGTCTGAAGCGGCGGAGATCGTCGGCCACCTGCCGAGCGGGATCCTCTCCCGCGAGCCTGGCCGCCGCGGTCCCGAGCTTCCCGGCCGGGGGGGAATACCGCAGAATCACCCGAACCTCGGTGCCGTCGCCCCGGGGCGTGAAATGGACCGAGCCCGCGTGGTCCACATCGGAGTCCGGGAGCGAGCGCCAGGCGATCAACTCGTTCTCGATCTCGTTATGGATCTCCGCATCCCACTCGACCCTGGTGCCCGCCGGGCCCTTGGCCACCCAGTGAGAGCGCCGGTCATCCAGCCGAGTGACCGACTCGAGGTTGTCCATGAAGCGCGGCAGGTTCTCGAAGTTCCGCCAGAATCGGAACAGGTCTTCTCGCGCCCGGTTGATCGTGACCGACTGCTCCACCCGAGTCCCGTCGCCATGCCGGAGGCTGGCCACCCGGCTGGTTCGGCCCTCACCCTGCGCGGAGTTGCGGCCCAGCGCCCGGTTGACGGGACAGCGGCCGGTGACCCCGCGGCGAATGAGCTCTCCCCCGAGCGGCAGCAATACTCCGCGAAGACGCTTCTGTCGGAGGCTGTAGCCTACGAGGGTCAGACCCGCGAGGCCGGAGATCCACCGCTCGGTCCGGCCCACATTCACCTCTCGTCGGACGTCCCGGGGATCCAGATGCTCCCATCCGCCGGAGCGTACGCCGTCATACGTCGAAGTCATCGCCGTCCTTTCGTGTGCGTGGTAAGTGAGTCAGCCGCGGGCCGGCTCCTGAGGCGCGATCTGGTTGTACCGGCGCGCGGCACGATCGCCGAGCCAGGTGAGCCATGATGGCGAGACCGGCGACTGGCTTTCCCGCCCGCTGAGGCGCATGCCCGTGGTCGGGTCCATTCGCGGGAGCAGGCGCGCGGCGACGCCCAGGGCCTTGCTGGTGAGCTCGGGCGCGAGTCCGTTGGCGGCCGCCGCGAGCCAAGTGGAGAGGGGGAAACGGACTTCGGCGTCTCCCCGGGCGCAGCCCGCCAGAATGAGGCGGGCGGCACGCTTGACCGAGATCGAGAGACCCGGCAGAGAATCCGCGATGCTGAACCAGGCGTATTCGGCGCGGTGCCTGCCGCGGAAGATGGCATTGCGTGGGCTGCCCGTACGCATCAACCCGGGCACCACCGCCACCACCGCGATCCCCTCGGCGGCGAGCTCGGCCCGGAGCGCCTGAGTCAAGCCCAGCGCCGCAAACTTGCTCGCGCTGTAGGGGATCAGATGAGGCACCCCGATCTTGGCCCCGACCGACGTGATGTTCACGATCCTGCCACTGCCGCGGGCCTGCATGTCGGGCAACACGGCGGCAGTGGCGTGCAGCACACCCCAGAAGTTGGTGTCCATCGCCTCCTGATAGTCCGCCAGTGACATCGCCCCGGCTGGGCCGACCTCGATTACGCCCGCGTTGTTGATCAGCACGTCCACCGGTCCCAGCCGCACCCGAACCGATTCGATCAGCTGGCGCACCGAGGCTTGGTGCCGGACGTCGCACGGGATCGCGACGACCTCTCCCCCTCGTCTCTGAAGAAGCGAGCGCGCGCGCTCCAGGGAGCCGGCGTCCCGGCCGCAGATGGCTACCCGTGCCCCCATCGCTGACGCGGCTTGGGCGAGGGCGAGCCCCAGGCCGCGGGAGCCACCGGTGATCAGCACCGTCCGTCCGGCGAGGTCGTAGGCGGCCCGGGGCCGACGCAGGCGCCACGCGAGGGCCACGCACACTACTGCCGCCGCCACGAGCCGCCCGCGGCGACTCCGGGCCTTGCGCGGTTTGGTCATCGCTTGCCGGACCGGCGGCGCGAGTTGGCGGGCCGGGCGCCTTTGGCGACCTCCCGGTCGTGCTGTTTGTCGTCGAGGGTGGCGCTCAGCCCATCCCGGTGGTCCGGATCCGCCACTTCGTCGGCCGGGGAGGCGTAGTGGCGACCAATCCGGTCCTCGTCGCGCGGGTCTTCCAGATCGAGCTCCTCCGGCGCAGTCTCGCCCGCATCCGGCTGCTCCAGTGCGAAGCGGCGCCGCTCATCCTCCGACATGGTGGCGAAGTCACGACCCAGATTCTTGGCCATGCGTCTCACTCCTCACGGTACTCTCGAGCAAGGCCTTCATCCGCCCGAGGTCCTCGTTCAATTTGGCGCGGGGATCCGCCCCGAAGAGCTCGGCCACGGCCGCGCCGGCACCGCCGCCCGGAGGGTTGTAGCAGAGTCGGAAGTCGATTCCGGTTCCGACCCCCTCCGTCCGGAAGCGGATGACGCCCGCGTTTTCCAGCGTGGAGCCGGGCTCGCTGCGCCAGGCGATCGCTTCGTTGAGTGTATCCTGCGTCATCACCGCGTCCCATTCGACCGGAACGCCCGCGGGTCCGCTCACCACCCAATGGGAGCGTCCGGCGCCGAGGTCGGTCACCGACCGCACGTTCGACATGAAGAGCGGGAAGTTCTCGTAGTTGGTCCAGAAGGCGTACACCCGTTCGACCGGCGCTGCGATGTGCAGCGTCTTCTGGATATCGATCGTCCGGCGCCGCTCGCCCCGGCGCGGACCCCGGCCGGCCACGCCGGTCCGGAGGTTGGCGGCCAGCAGACCGACGCCCACGGTGCGCGTGGCGGAGCCGACAACACCCCGGCGGGAGAGGCCGTAGAGGGAGAGGACGCCGCCGGCCAGCGCCAGTATCAGCTCCACGAGTGAGCGGGATGCCGGGCCGCTACGGGTCAGATTCGCGGCCTCCAACCCGCCGATGTCTCCTGCCCGGCTTCCGTATCGACGCACCGCCATCGGCTCGGCGGCGGGCGCGCCGGATCGGACAGTCATCCGGGTGATGCGCACGCGCGCGCGAGTTCTTCTCGCTTCCCCACGCTCCGGATCCAGGAAGTAGACCAATCCGGCGCCGAGTGCCGCGCCACTCAAGAAATCCTTGGCTCCCATACGCTCAAACCTGCCTGTTCGGCGTGCTGAGGCTGTGATCGCCCTCACACGAGGCGCTCACACGAGGCGTTCACACGAGGCGCTCACCTGAGCGGTGCGCGATGCTCTGGTGCGGCGCATCGACGTGCTCCTCGTCCGCCCTTACCTTTCACGGGTCTGCATCCACCCACACCGAAGGGAGTGCAAGGCGTACATGGGGCTCATCTTTCTGGCGATCGGACTTGCCGCGGGCGTGCTTTCGGGACTGTTCGGAATCGGCGGGGGCCTGCTCATCGTGCCCACCCTCGTGACCCTGACCAACTTTTCGACGAAGACCGCGCTGGGCACCTCTCTCGCATCGCTGCTGCTGCCGGTCGGGCTCCTCGGCGCCTACACCTACTATCAGAACGGTCAGGTGAACGTCTCTGCCTCGCTGCTCATTGCTCTGGGGCTCTTTCTCGGCGCCGGCGTCGGCGCCCGGATCGCCGAGGTGCTGCCGGTGATCACCTTGCAGCGGCTCTTCGCCGTGTTCCTCGTCGCCATGGCCGTGCGTCTGTGGATTCACGCGGGAGGATGACATGGAACTGAGCAGTCCGGCATTCCGCCAGGGGCAGCCGATCCCGGCTGCCTTCACCTGCGACGGGGATGACCGCTCACCCACCCTCGCGTGGAGCGGCGCGCCCGGGGAGACCCGGAGCCTGGCGCTCCTCTGCGAAGATCCCGACGCGCCCCGGGGCATCTGGGTCCACTGGGTGATCTTCAACCTGCCGGCGGACGCGGTCGAGCTGGAGGAGGGCGTGCCCGCGCTGCCTCAGCTCCCTTCGGGCGCACGTCAGGGCACCAACGACAGCAGCCACCTTGGATACAACGGCCCCTGTCCTCCGCCGGGCAACCCCCACCGCTACTTCTTCCGGCTCTATGCGCTCGATGCGCTGCTCAATCTCGCTCCGGGTGCGAGCCGGGCGGATCTGGAGGAGGCGATGTCCGGCCACATCCTGGGCGACGTCAGTCTCATGGGAACGTACCAGCGCCGCACGCGTTGAGCCGCCACAGTCCTCGGATGCGCAACGCTTGGATCGAGCCCGGCCGCGCCACACTGCTCGGCTCACTCCTTCTCTCGGTCTGCGGGCTCACCGCCTGCGCCGGCCGGCCGCCCGGCCCGGGCGGACGACCCCTGCCCAAGCCGACCGCCACTGCGAAGCTCACCGATTCGAGCGGTAAACAGGTAGGCCTCGCGATCTTCACGGCCACGGA is a window from the Gemmatimonadales bacterium genome containing:
- a CDS encoding ABC transporter permease translates to MDSILQDIRYALRQLRRTPASTAAAVACLALGIGANTAIFSVINAVLVRPLPYPAPDRLVMVFAANESRHRDRNVVSPGDFLDWKAQNQVFERMAGVYEVRMNLTGGGEPIEVPVQLATSDLFPLLGLRPIVGRAYTAEEDAPGGPPVVVLSHGLWQRRFGGSRNVVGQTLSLDGKPHTIIGVLPPGAGIVGLPHAPELWVPFALDPATDYRASSGRFMLALARLKPTVSRAQAQAAMGTIARRLADVHPDFNSGWSVNLVPMRDMATGQVRRTLLVLAGVVVLVLLIACANAANLQLARATARRREIAVRAALGASRSRVVRQFLAESLLLALVAGMAGVLLAVWLTDALVARAAVEIPRLGEVHVDLATLGFTLVISSAAGILFGLVPAVHAGRADLHESLKEGGRASSGGGARTQAVLVAAQVALSLVLLVGAGLLLKSFARLQQVDLGFDPEHVLTARVTLPELRYPKPEQQVAFFDAALSRLRALPGVSAAGGINWLPLSGLRSATSFWFENRPAPRPGEKLGTDVRAVDPDYFRTMRIALLQGRALTPADGPLQPRSVVVSESFVQRYLPGEKPLGQRIVMPWGDTLTATIVGVVADVKHTGVDSAASPTTYWPLEQFPSNFMNLVLRTSGDPAELALTVTAQIHALDPELAVAEIRPLEAYLGDALARRRFSMALLAGFAALALVLTGVGLYGVMAYTVVQRTRELGIRLALGATRNAVLGGVLKRGLGLVGAGLVVGIAGAAAFSRVLGALLYGVSATDPAVFAGIIVLLIAVGVVACYAPARRATRVDPMVALRSE
- a CDS encoding ABC transporter ATP-binding protein, whose translation is MTEPLISLTGIKKVFYTDEVETHALSDIHLEIQRGEYLAIAGPSGCGKTTLLSILGLLDSPTDGTYVLDGQPVAKLSAADRARVRNRQIGFIFQAFNLIGDLTVYENVELPLTYRGMAAEERRRRVQAALERVGMSHRMKHFPAQLSGGQQQRVAVARAVAGDPAILLADEPTGNLDSTNGEAVMELLRELHQGGATICMVTHDSRYARHAGRSVHLFDGKVVEERQLTAVS
- a CDS encoding HlyD family efflux transporter periplasmic adaptor subunit, which produces MDIPREPAKRGRKRLMYGGLGLLAIVLATVGLRNLKPAAPKVDRAAVWVDSVVRGPLVIEVRGPGTLVPERIRYISAVTAGRVEQRLAQPGQEVTAETVLLEMSNPDVQLQALESERQLSVAQADRVNLRATLATQRLNQEATVAAAKAAFLDAKRTADASDSLAAKQLISTSEASRAQDRLEELSTRFKVEQERLQVMTQAADSQLALQQAQVNRLRDVTEFQRGRIRSMVVKAGANGTLQELSLEVGQWAQSGASLARIVEPGRLKAVLRIPETQAKDVTLGQPAAIDTRNGIARGKVSRMDPAVLNGTVTVDVSLEGELPRGARPDLSVDGTIQVERLDNVLHVGRPAYGQAGSTVGLFKLIEDGTTAVRVNVRLGRTSVNTVEVLGGLQPGDKVIISDMSRWDGFDRVRVE
- a CDS encoding NAD(P)/FAD-dependent oxidoreductase, whose product is MKSRRPDDPAWDCIVVGGGPAGLSAALMLGRCRRRVLVCDLGAPRNWWSREIHGFLTRDGTPPSELLRLARDELRRYQSIELRHANVVDAAPEADGFAVRCADGTLLRSRKLLLATGVVDEIPEIEGLAPLYGLSVHHCPYCDAWEWRDQPIAVYGQGEAGAGLALALTVWTDDLVLCTDGPAELPEHLRERLDAVGVPLREERVLRLDGADGQLERVVFLDGSSVDRRALFLAAGHHQRSDLPGRLGCAFTEAGAVDTGKCESTNLPGLYVCGDASREAQFVVVAAAEGAEAGMAVNQALLREDLARIRPQKSSSKPSRASLGTP
- a CDS encoding SRPBCC family protein, encoding MTSTYDGVRSGGWEHLDPRDVRREVNVGRTERWISGLAGLTLVGYSLRQKRLRGVLLPLGGELIRRGVTGRCPVNRALGRNSAQGEGRTSRVASLRHGDGTRVEQSVTINRAREDLFRFWRNFENLPRFMDNLESVTRLDDRRSHWVAKGPAGTRVEWDAEIHNEIENELIAWRSLPDSDVDHAGSVHFTPRGDGTEVRVILRYSPPAGKLGTAAARLAGEDPARQVADDLRRFRQVMEAGEVSPA
- a CDS encoding SDR family oxidoreductase, translated to MTKPRKARSRRGRLVAAAVVCVALAWRLRRPRAAYDLAGRTVLITGGSRGLGLALAQAASAMGARVAICGRDAGSLERARSLLQRRGGEVVAIPCDVRHQASVRQLIESVRVRLGPVDVLINNAGVIEVGPAGAMSLADYQEAMDTNFWGVLHATAAVLPDMQARGSGRIVNITSVGAKIGVPHLIPYSASKFAALGLTQALRAELAAEGIAVVAVVPGLMRTGSPRNAIFRGRHRAEYAWFSIADSLPGLSISVKRAARLILAGCARGDAEVRFPLSTWLAAAANGLAPELTSKALGVAARLLPRMDPTTGMRLSGRESQSPVSPSWLTWLGDRAARRYNQIAPQEPARG
- a CDS encoding SRPBCC family protein, whose amino-acid sequence is MGAKDFLSGAALGAGLVYFLDPERGEARRTRARVRITRMTVRSGAPAAEPMAVRRYGSRAGDIGGLEAANLTRSGPASRSLVELILALAGGVLSLYGLSRRGVVGSATRTVGVGLLAANLRTGVAGRGPRRGERRRTIDIQKTLHIAAPVERVYAFWTNYENFPLFMSNVRSVTDLGAGRSHWVVSGPAGVPVEWDAVMTQDTLNEAIAWRSEPGSTLENAGVIRFRTEGVGTGIDFRLCYNPPGGGAGAAVAELFGADPRAKLNEDLGRMKALLESTVRSETHGQESGS
- a CDS encoding sulfite exporter TauE/SafE family protein, which encodes MRDALVRRIDVLLVRPYLSRVCIHPHRRECKAYMGLIFLAIGLAAGVLSGLFGIGGGLLIVPTLVTLTNFSTKTALGTSLASLLLPVGLLGAYTYYQNGQVNVSASLLIALGLFLGAGVGARIAEVLPVITLQRLFAVFLVAMAVRLWIHAGG
- a CDS encoding YbhB/YbcL family Raf kinase inhibitor-like protein, with the translated sequence MELSSPAFRQGQPIPAAFTCDGDDRSPTLAWSGAPGETRSLALLCEDPDAPRGIWVHWVIFNLPADAVELEEGVPALPQLPSGARQGTNDSSHLGYNGPCPPPGNPHRYFFRLYALDALLNLAPGASRADLEEAMSGHILGDVSLMGTYQRRTR